Sequence from the Fragaria vesca subsp. vesca linkage group LG4, FraVesHawaii_1.0, whole genome shotgun sequence genome:
GCTAAGCAATACTGGTGACAAATAAGTTGTTGCCAGCCGAAGAGATTGGCTCCTATAATGGCTTCTTGTGAGCGCTGAGGTCAAGAACATAATAAACTACCTAAATCACATAAGATCCATAAAAAATTATTAATGATCTGCACATGTGATATACCCAAACTAACGGATGAAAGAAAAATTAATTTACAAAATACACAAGCGTGTGTAACATGGTTCGAATCTGACTGGAGATGGAAAACCCAAAAATAGGTAAAACCAAAACTTGCTTGAATTATTAACTTGAGCATTATAAACAAGAACCAAAAGAATTCATTGTATTCTATTATTGAAGAATATTCCTCTATTTGATATTTACACGCTAACATGCTATACATTGGGAGGATCTAGCTAGGTGGTGGAGTAACTGGAATTTTACACATTTACGTAGTAAGCGAATTTGTGTTTTTTTTTTTTTTTTTTAAGTTATAGAGCGTTGTGTTTTAGGACGTGATCGTCAGGCGTTAGCAAGATATTTGTTAAACTGATTGAAATGAATAGGGCTTTTAATACTTGCAAGTTGTAACGAGCATGATATCGACCTCTCAACGATGTTAGAGCCTTGTAACGCCTGATTTAGCACCAAAAACCCATATGATATGATAGTTCGCATGATCAATAATTGGTACAATCTACTTAAACGTTAGTAATTGAAGATGTGTCTAAGATCAATAATTGAGATTCAAAATGGTTGATAGACTATCATTGTCATACTCCAACGGTACATAGCATTTGATCTGTATCTATGAAATTCTAAAAAGATTGAAGATAACGAGCTAGATAGGAAAAATAAAAGGGCAAGATGACCAAGTCAAAGCCAGATTTCATTAGTTTCAGAACATTAAAAAAGGTGAGCAACAAACACCAAAAGGAGGATATAGCCTTCCTCCAAAAGATCAAATGCCTTTGCCTTTTCCAAAATACAGAAAGGTGCCCAATCCAAACCGCAATTGTAAAATATAGATCATATCATCAAGAAGAGCTTTTGTAAATATATAATGGCTCCCCTCAAGACTAGAATATAGTTAAAACCTAATGACCCCATCCCCCCAAAAGGCCAGAACACTAATCACTAGCTAATCAAGTGACCAAGTAAATGGGCATGGCTGATGAGGTAGACACCCTCTGTTGCTGCTCCATGTTAAGCTCCCTGAGGCTCAGATACGGAATCTCCATCTCCCCTTTGCTCACCGGCGACATAGTCCCAGCCAGCGGCCCCGACGACGGCCGGCTCGCTGTCCGGTACGGCGTGCTCGACCCACTTCTGCTTTCTGTGATATAAACCGGCCCAGAAATCGAACCCCGGAAAGCCTTGGCCCTGGCCTGGTGCACGTCCTCCCGGCCGCCGGGGCGGGTGTGGCGGTGGTGGTGGGTCCAGCCCCATTTGAAGAAAAGCAAAGCGCTCTTCCACCAGCGCTTCTTCTTATTGTGAGGCTGCTTCTTGGAGTAGTGGTCGTCTTTAGAAATGGGCTTCTGGAGCTTGAAGTGAATCGAGTCTATGGATCTTGGTCCGTCACGCTTGTGCCTTCTGGCTTCTTCAAGGACCTGAGGGAAGGAAAACAACACGAGAAAATGTGTGAGATTGAAAAGTGAAGAAGAGAGTGAAGGAGATCGGAATGTGACGAAATGGGTACGTACCTGGAAATAGTCCATTTGGGGGTCGAAGCCGTAGTCGCTGAAGTGCTGGGGCTCCGGCATCGGGAAAATGGGTGACTTGTTCGACATTGCAGAGTGGTTTGGTCGGAGAAGGGGAGCGTTTTTGAAGTGGCATGGGGAAAGAAGAGAGGTTTATGGGGCTCAAGGAAGAGTGTGGGTATTTAGTTATAGGTGGAGACTGGAGTGAGGGCCGTTGGCTTTGGTAAACCCTAGTAAATGCGATATGGAAGCTTTTAGGCTACCAAGGATACTTCCTCCATTTATTTACTCTCCACCCTCACCCTGGCGCACACGCACATCTATAGAAGGGAGATGGCAACGAGAGACAAAGAAGGTCAGGTGATTAGGTCGGGTTCAACATGTTCACCTTCACTCTTTGCAAACTCTTTCTTAGTCATATGAAGTACATGATCGTGATCGTGAAGATGCTAACTATTGAATGTAAATAATAGTGGAGAATAATAACTGAAAAAAATATATATATTTCTTTACTTTTCATCGATCATTCATTTGAAATCGAATAATAAATGACAAAAATCTCTTGATAATGAAATGATTAGAAGGATCTTCGTGTAATATTATTAACATGCGTGAATTGTTCTATCCTACATGATGGATATGGTGGTAGAGCCATACTACTACACATCACAATTAGTGTCAGGCTCAATTTTATAATTAGAAATCTTGTTTCTTTTACTATGTTTAGTTGTCTACAGCTAAATTATCATGGTCAAAAATGGTATGCCCAATTATCATCAAATCTACATTACTTGGTAAAACAAATTAAATTACAAATCAATGTAAAGATATTTCTTTCCATCGTTCAATTTAAATTCAATGATGATGGTTAAAGCATAATTTGATTAGTATAGAAATCATGGTAAATGTGAATAGGGTTGCAGTCGCTAGCCCTTATCCGTAATTATTTGGCCTGGAAAGGAAAGTAGTTGTGATCTTTCCCATGGGAAGGGAAAGCTAGAGGGAACGAAATGAAATCTTTTAAGAAATTTTAATCCTAATGTTTTGACAACACAGTAAACTCATCGAGAAAGTTGTTCAAATGTTGATAATTAGTATCATAAAACATTATGTATGAGTAATAAATCCAAGGAACAAAAGAAGAAAAGTGGATCACTTGGATTTAGGAAGAAATCACGTTTCCCCATATTTTTCCTTTAATCATAAAAGTGTTCCATCCCTTTTGCTTCCCAAAATGCAGTAAAACATCTCCTATAAATGAATAAGGTTGAGACCGTGAAAAATTATTACTTTAGAAGGGTTATTATATTATTGATAAATGAATAAATTATTACTTTATAGAGGGTTTTTTTAAAAAGTTTCCTAAAATAAAGGAATATATAAGGATACTTTTTGAATAATTAAATTGAGAAACTAAATTATTTTAGTATTTTATCAATTATCAATATTTTTTGTGATATTTTTAAATATTTATTTAATCTATTATTACTTTATATATTCGCTAGGACCTAAAGGGAGTCAAAAAAATTATTATCTTAGCATCTCCAACAGAGTTGCTAAACTTGAATTTTGACCAAATTTATGTATTTTTGTAGCAAAAATCAATTCTAGCAGAATACCTAAACAAATTTTTATTTTAACTATTGCTAAGCTAGATTGATAAATTTAGCAATTGGGTCTGAATTGTTAAAGCAAAAGCAAAAGCAAAAGCAAAATTCTTTTTTTTTTCATTTTGTCCACTTGTTAATTCATGATTGGTCAAAATTTATCAGTTAACTCTAATTAAATAACAAATTAATGTTGGAGCATCATTGCTATTTCGATTGTTAAATTTAGCAACAAACTAACTTAGACTACTGGAGATGCTCATTTAGTGAGGTTTCTAGTAATATACAATTGAAGTTTAATCTATCGAATATTTATTTATCGAGGTTTTACTGTACTTATTTTCCGCCAACCAAATAAGGCTTTTAGACATTGTGGTACAATCAGCTTTATTGTTGCTGGTGGTGGCGACGACGCGAAGCGACGCTGATGCGACTATAAGAGCATCTCTAAAAGTTCCTCAAAATTTCTTTAAAATGGGGAAGAAAAATCCAAAATTTCTAAAAAATTTATGCTCCAACTCCAACAACTTCTCTATTTTAGAGATTTCGGTATTTATTACAATAATAAAAAAAAATGCTACATGATTATTAATATAACAACAAAAAAATCATATATTTCATTGTAACATAAATTACCCAATAAAATATTCTATATTTTTATTCTTATCGTTGGAGCACGTGAATAATTAATATTTAGGAAAGGAAGATTTTGTTATAAATTTGGGGAAACAGTGTTTCTCTTTCTTCTCTATCCCTATTTTGAGAAACGAGACGAGGAAGCTGTTGAACCACAAAACAACTCAATATTCCCCAAAATTAATAAAATCAAGAAAATGAAAAAGCTGTTGGAGACGTTCTAACTCATTACCTAATACTTATTAGGTTTGGGAGTCACTCGTTTTGGGTCTACAGATTGGGCTTATGGGCCTTTCTGGACTTTTCCATATTGAAGTTCTGACTTCTGAGCATGCGGAATGTGTTTTGCCAACCTCAAGGAATGAGTCTTCGACGAACCTTGAAAGGCTGAAACCGAATCGAATGGAATCTCTAAAATCAGAAACAGAGGTCATCAGTCAAAGTCTCGAGATATGCATGAACAAAGTAACAAAGCACAGAACAAATAGAAGTTACTTTAGCTGTCAATCCCTATTGACCTTATCATCTTGGAGATCCCCATTTCTGCATAGTTTTACTAGTTTAATCTCTCAAACCAAACCCCGTGATCTATATACAATTTTCTCTAAATCCAAGTTATTCACGGGTGCAGGAAGACTCGTAGTAATAAGTTTAGGGAATTACAAGTTGAGTAGGAAACAATGTATAGCAAATACTCCCACGGGGTTCCTCTCTGCTTGCACATAAGTTTGTCTGAACAGGATGAACAATTCAAAGAGTTGTATGGAACAAGAATAGGTGATACATCATCTTCAACCTCATCAAGTAGTTTCATAAGTTTGATCGATCTAACACACGTGGTATGGTGGCCTGGTAGGTGATCAATTATGGGGGCATTTGAGTTCTAATTCGTTCTTTTTTTATTTGCTAGCTAACACAAAATTATGGGCATAAAAGGCTGGGACCTTTCTCTGCAAGGAAATTAACATGACGCTCTATAGAAGGTAATCCAATGTTGATCGCTATGGAATCATAGGCGAAAATTAGACTAGAAGAGGAGAGCTAACCCAAGACAAGATCACTACAGCAAGACTCAAGAGATCGTGAGACTTGGCATGTAATGCCACAATGGATGAAGAACGTACTCAATCCGATTTCAAAGGTGAGCCAAATGCGCGCTCATGTGGACATCAAGTTTGTCATGCAAAGTAGAAGAATCAATGTTTTCGAATTGTTTGATTCACATTGTGAGAGACTCGTAGAAGCAGAGATTCGCAGAGAACAAAGAGCATAAATGCTAGTTACATAACTCAATAGCCTCCAGGGTTTTCATCCTTTTTTTTTTTTGGTATTAANNNNNNNNNNNNNNNNNNNNNNNNNNNNNNNNNNNNNNNNNNNNNNNNNNNNNNNNNNNNNNNNNNNNNNNNNNNNNNNNNNNNNNNNNNNNNNNNNNNNNNNNNNNNNNNNNNNNNNNNNNNNNNNNNNNNNNNNNNNNNNNNNNNNNNNNNNNNNNNNNNNNNNNNNNNNNNNNNNNNNNNNNNNNNNNNNNNNNNNNNNNNNNNNNNTTGTATGTATATATATTTTTGGAGTTACATGTTAAGCAAAACAAAATAAAATAAATTAAAATATATAATTAAAATAATATCGAGAAAATATCAAATATCGATGAAAATTTTATCAAATTTTATATAAACATGTTAAAATATGAAATGACAAAAATGCCCTCAAAAGTTAACAGTGTTAGTAGTCAGGGTATCAAAATGCTACGGAATGAAACTTCGGGTATAAAATAAATTATTTTAATTATATATTTTAAAATTAGGTATGAAAATGAAAATAGCATCATAGTTCGGGTGACATTTTGTAATTAATCTTTTTTTTTTTTAAAGAAAAAATTTCACTTCAGTCACAAGTGAAGTGCAATTTCTAAAATATGTAAGGAAATACATAGTAAAAGTCAACATTCTTGTGCGCAGCCTCATGGATATTATGAAGGTGCAAATCCCATTACATGCGACTTCTAACAAAAATTGATATTAATGACTTCCTCACTGGGCTAGGATAAGCAATTACTTTAGTAGTTTTGTGGCACCTAAGTCTTAATGAATCCGACCATTATTCTTTCATAACCTAATCGGTGTTATAGTGTTTTACACTCCAGGCACATGACCGCTTTTAATGTGTGGAATGTTGCCAACCTTCAGTAACTTTTTGCTTAGCATTTTGAAGGCCAACAATATCAAGTTATGACTGCTTTAACTTTACTTAGAAACTTTTCCATAATTTCTCTTAAACATCCATAAAACAATCGGACGACCGGTAACATGTGTCAATCTCTGTAGTTGTAAGACTCTTAACTCATGAGAGTTTCATTAGAAAATAATTTTACTAACCACCGTTTATATCTTTTCAAATTTAATTTTCCTCTTGATTCGACTCCAAAACTGATGAATCGAACTTGAACCAAGTCGGAGAAACTTCCAAATCCTACACTACCTCATCATAAAACGTGGCACAACTAAAAACTTACAAAAATCAAGTTTCAAGTCCAGAAACCACCTAAACACTTCCTAAACAAATAAGCCAATAATCCACAGTTGAAACTAAGCGCATTATTAAGACAATCGGTACACCAATAACATAAACTAGTAAAGTACTAATGCCGCGTCAATGCACATGATCCATAATTTGGTCGCGCGAGCGAAGAAAATTCCCAGTAGCAGACCACAACTTCGTCACTCGAACTGAGAACCAGTAATTCCCATCCCCAACAAGGGCCAGGAATGTAATTTCTCCTCCTCCGCGTCAACCCTGTTAGGCGTGTGGAGCTCGAGCTTGATTGACCCGTAAGAGAATCCAACTGAGGAAAAAGAAGCAGCAGTAAACCATGAAGAAACCAGCAAGAACCTTCCTCGCTTCCTTTTTCCCACTTTAAATCCTCATTCTCATTCTTTCAATCCCCTCTTCATAAACCCAAAAAAAATCCCAACTCCACAACACTCCCATTTTCATTTCTTCCAACTTCACGATTAAGTTTGAATCTTCTTGAGAGGTCTTTAAGTTCGAGTCTTTGACGATGTCTAGTATCATAAACCGACATGGGGAAGGGAACACAAACGAAGACACATTCGGGCCGGAGCCCTACAAGGGCTACGCGCTGAGCGGCAAGATCATGCTCAGCGCCATAGTCGTCCTGTTTTTCGTTGTCATTCTAATGGTGTGTCTCCATCTCTACGCGCGGTGGTATCTTCTCCGTGCGCGTCGCCGCAACCTCCGCCGTAACCGCCGCAGCCGCCGCACGCATATGTTGTTCCACGACGAAAACGCGGCCGGGGTCTCGGCCGCCACGCGCGGCCTCGACGAGTCGGTTTTAAAGTCGCTGCCGGTGTTCGTGTACGACTCGAAGACCCACCCGGAGGCGGTTCTGGAGTGCGCCGTGTGTTTGTCGGAGTTTGAGGAGAACGAAACGGGTCGGGTTCTGCCGAAATGTAAGCACAGCTTCCATATCGAGTGTATTGATATGTGGTTTCATTCCCACTCCACGTGTCCGCTCTGTCGGTGCGCCGTGGAGCCCGGACCCGAGTCCGATAACCCGGGCGACGTGGTGTTGAATGTGTGCGAACCGGAGGTTAACGAACCGGGTTCGAGCTCCGGGTTGTGCTCCGAGTGTTCCGGGTCGAGGTCGTTGAGGCAGACGTCGTCGTTTGGGCCGAGAAGGAAACCGATGGATATTGCGGTGCCGAGTCGGCACGAGAGC
This genomic interval carries:
- the LOC101297056 gene encoding uncharacterized protein LOC101297056; translated protein: MSNKSPIFPMPEPQHFSDYGFDPQMDYFQVLEEARRHKRDGPRSIDSIHFKLQKPISKDDHYSKKQPHNKKKRWWKSALLFFKWGWTHHHRHTRPGGREDVHQARAKAFRGSISGPVYITESRSGSSTPYRTASRPSSGPLAGTMSPVSKGEMEIPYLSLRELNMEQQQRVSTSSAMPIYLVT
- the LOC101291619 gene encoding RING-H2 finger protein ATL2-like, producing MSSIINRHGEGNTNEDTFGPEPYKGYALSGKIMLSAIVVLFFVVILMVCLHLYARWYLLRARRRNLRRNRRSRRTHMLFHDENAAGVSAATRGLDESVLKSLPVFVYDSKTHPEAVLECAVCLSEFEENETGRVLPKCKHSFHIECIDMWFHSHSTCPLCRCAVEPGPESDNPGDVVLNVCEPEVNEPGSSSGLCSECSGSRSLRQTSSFGPRRKPMDIAVPSRHESFGRSEAESPSGQAFRSPMSRMLSFKRILSRDRRNGGVSPSGNASCSSVAELDIERGREGAE